One region of Terriglobales bacterium genomic DNA includes:
- a CDS encoding DUF962 domain-containing protein, which yields MDQKFHSFNDFFLYYLRQHSCRSNRTLHALGTTLGAGAVIAALLLRHPWIALLWVPVGYAFSWAGHLLVEGNRPATWGHPLWSLMSDFRMLGLMITGRLDEWLETAEEAAAPRKRVASAD from the coding sequence ATGGACCAGAAATTCCACAGCTTCAACGATTTTTTTCTCTACTACTTGCGGCAGCACAGCTGCCGCTCCAACCGCACGTTGCACGCGTTGGGCACAACGTTGGGCGCGGGAGCGGTGATCGCGGCGCTGCTGCTGCGGCATCCGTGGATCGCGCTGCTGTGGGTGCCGGTGGGATACGCATTTTCCTGGGCCGGTCACTTGCTCGTGGAGGGTAACCGCCCGGCAACGTGGGGACACCCGTTGTGGTCGTTGATGAGCGATTTTCGCATGCTCGGATTGATGATCACCGGCCGACTGGATGAGTGGCTGGAGACCGCCGAAGAGGCAGCGGCACCCCGGAAGCGGGTAGCGTCAGCAGACTAG